One Loxodonta africana isolate mLoxAfr1 chromosome 15, mLoxAfr1.hap2, whole genome shotgun sequence genomic window carries:
- the LOC100668943 gene encoding olfactory receptor 8B8-like, which translates to MWVLTLFSCVYRSHWKRMDTGNSSLVTKFILVGLMEYSKIQLPLFFLFLGIFIVTAAGNLGVITLIGLNAHLHTPMYYFLFNLSFIDLCYSSVISPKLLVNFVLKMNIISYAGCMTQLFFYCFFVNAEIYVLTVMAYDRYVAICKPLLYTVTMSPQVCSVLAVIVYVGAFVAAWAHTGCMLRLTFCDANKINHYMCDILPLLELSCTSTHINELVVFTIMGFNVAVPCLTIIVSYAYILSSILHIHSREGRAKSFSTCSSHIIVVCVFFGSGAFVYFHPSSVLSMDQGKVSTMFYTIVVPMLNPLIYSFRNREVKIALKKSFSRKAFS; encoded by the coding sequence ATGTGGGTTCTGACTCTATTCTCCTGTGTTTACAGATCCCACTGGAAGAGAATGGATACTGGAAATAGTTCGTTAGTAACCAAGTTTATCCTTGTAGGTTTAATGGAATACTCAAAGATTCAACTccccctcttcttcctcttcctaggAATCTTCATTGTCACTGCGGCAGGTAACTTGGGTGTGATCACTTTAATTGGGCTGAATGCTCACCTTCATACCCCTATGTACTACTTCCTCTTTAATTTATCTTTCATTGATCTCTGTTACTCTTCTGTCATCTCTCCGAAACTGCTGGTAAACTTTGTGTTGAAGATGAATATCATCTCCTATGCAGGATGCATGACTCAGCTCTTTTTCTACTGCTTTTTTGTGAATGCTGAGATCTATGTGTTGACAGtgatggcctatgatcgctatgtggccatctgcaaacccctgctgTACACAGTCACCATGTCCCCTCAAGTCTGTTCTGTGTTGGCTGTGATTGTGTATGTGGGAGCATTTGTTGCTGCTTGGGCTCACACAGGATGCATGCTGAGGCTGACCTTCTGTGATGCCAACAAAATCAACCACTACATGTGTGACATCCTCCCCCTCCTGGAGCTCTCCTGCACCAGCACTCACATCAATGAACTGGTGGTTTTCACTATTATGGGCTTTAACGTTGCTGTGCCCTGCCTCACCATCATTGTCTCTTATGCTTACATTCTCTCCAGCATTCTCCACATTCACTCCAGGGAAGGAAGGGCCAAGTCTTTCAGCACTTGTAGCTCACATATAATTGTTGTTTGTGTTTTCTTTGGATCAGGGGCATTCGTGTACTTCCATCCTTCTTCTGTTTTGTCCATGGACCAGGGGAAAGTGTCCACCATGTTCTATACCATCGTGGTGCCCATGCTCAATCCTCTGATATACAGCTTCAGGAACAGGGAGGTTAAAATTGCCCTGAAGAAAAGTTTCAGTAGAAAAGCATTTTCCTGA